The following proteins are encoded in a genomic region of Anabas testudineus chromosome 13, fAnaTes1.2, whole genome shotgun sequence:
- the rwdd2b gene encoding RWD domain-containing protein 2B: protein MSSLEWAEAQLAEIELLTSMFPSQDELEITDQLAVAELRAFVEGSADSPPPSRPQFLLKLKLDSVCMDMVDVILSCAYPSEYPSVLPETTVRCSSLSRAQQTQLHSDLNAYLTETCQGEVCVLSAVDWVKDNVELYINKSLSAAPAPKKQCASPRPQEVFSRLWIYSHHIYNKTKRKNILEWSKELGLSGFSMPGKPGIVCVEGPESACEEFWSRVKVLTWKKIMIRHREDIPLERQGEDSRTVESIDSLRKFTGFEEAMFDPHGNRGNHMDLGQLYQFLNEKGCCDVFQIYFGIEGR, encoded by the exons ATGTCTTCCTTGGAGTGGGCCGAGGCTCAGCTGGCAGAGATAGAGCTGCTGACCAGCATGTTTCCCAGCCAGGACGAGCTGGAGATCACAGATCAGCTGGCTGTGGCCGAGCTCAGAGCCTTTGTGGAGGGCTCAGCAGACAGCCCTCCTCCCTCAAGACCCCAGTTTCTCCTCAAACTGAAGCTGGACTCTGTTTGCATGGATATG GTGGATGTCATTCTGTCCTGTGCCTATCCATCTGAATATCCCAGTGTTTTACCAGAGACCACAGTCCG GTGTTCCAGTCTCAGCAGGGCCCAGCAGACGCAACTCCATTCAGATCTGAACGCATACCTTACAGAAACCTGCCAGGGGGAAGTGTGTGTGCTCTCTGCTGTGGACTGGGTGAAAGACAATGTGGAGCTTTACATTAATAAGAGCTTATCAGCAGCGCCGGCTCCTAAAAAGCAGTGTGCCTCTCCGCGGCCACAGGAAGTATTCAGCCGACTGTGGATCTACAGTCACCACATCTACaacaagacaaagaggaagaacatCTTGGAGTGGTCCAAGGAGTTGGGTCTGTCAGGATTTAGCATGCCTGGAAAGCCTGGTATTGTATGCGTTGAAGGTCCTGAGTCTGCCTGCGAGGAGTTCTGGTCCAG AGTGAAGGTTCTGACATGGAAGAAGATCATGATTCGACATAGAGAGGATATTCCCCTTGAGCGTCAGGGCGAGGACAGCAGAACTGTTGAAAGTATAGACTCTCTGCGCAAATTCACAGGCTTTGAAGAAGCGATGTTCGACCCCCATGGGAACAGAGGTAATCACATGGACCTTGGGCAGCTCTACCAGTTCTTAAATGAGAAAGGCTGTTGTGATGTCTTTCAGATATATTTTGGCATTGAAGGGAGGTAG